The window GATCAAACTCTCCGTGAATGTGTACCGGTAATCCGGTCGACACCACGAGAGCGGAACAGTCAGGCGGAATAGGCCCGACCGTTCACAGCGTCCTCGCTGTGTTTTTTCAAAGGAACCTCGTCCCAGCGAATGCTGGAGACGGGGTATCAACATATCTGGCGTTGACTTTTGGCACGCTGTTGAGTTCTCAAGGAACGGTCGCTTCCTTTGTACTCACCCTCTCGGGCTTTCCTCCGGGCGCTTCCCTTCGGTCTTGCGTTTCCGACTCTATCAGATCTTTCCGATCCGATTTCCTCGGCGCTTTCCAGGTTCCCGCTTCCGCGTTTCCCTTTCCGGCGGTTCCGACTCTATCAGATCCTTTCGGGCCTGACTCCCAGTCAGAGGGGGGTTGTCTTTGCGGCTGTTGGGCCGTTCCGACGAGTGAGACTTTAGCGGATTCCCCGGCTCCCGAGCGAATCGGGGGCCGCGTCCTTTCGAACGAGGATTCCTCATTCCGTAAATACGCATACCAATGAAACGACGACAGCTGTGCTGCGCATCGAAGAGTGGTGGGTACTTCCGGAGTGGCTGCCCGGGGACCGACCGGGGTCGGCGCTCACGTCGGGCAACTCGGAGAACACTACGGATCGGGTCTGGGCGTGTCAACTCAAGGGCGGGCGGCACTCCAGGGGCGTAGTCTGCGATGCATGACGACGCGTACGTGCACCCAACTGTGGTGGGCCGCCTGACGGCGGCCGCTCTCGCGTATGCATTCAACGGCCGCCGCTTCGGCGGCCGTTCTTGTTTCTCCCTCCGGAACCACTGAGGGGCGGCCGCCCGGGGCGGCGGTCCCGGGCAGGAGGAGGAGAGATGACACGGGTCTTCAGCGGGGTCAAGCCGACGGGGCATCTGACGCTGGGGAACTACCTGGGAGCCATGCGGCGGTGGGCCGCCGTCGACCAGCACGAGGCCGATGCCTTGTTCTGCGTCGTCGATCTGCACGCGCTGACCGTGGAGCACGATCCGGCGCGGGTGCGCCGGCTGAGTCGGCAGGCGGCGACGCTGCTGCTGGCGTCCGGGCTGGATCCCGAGGTCTGCACGGTGTTCGTGCAGAGTCATGTGGATGAGCACGCTCGGCTGTCGTACGTACTGGAGTGTGTGGCCACCGACGGTGAGATGCGGCGGATGATCCAGTACAAGGAGAAGGCCGCGCGGGAGCAGCGGCGGGGTGGGAGTGTGCGGCTGTCGCTGCTGACCTACCCGGTGCTGATGGCGGCGGACATCCTGGCCTACGGGGCCGGTGAGGTGCCGGTCGGGGACGATCAGCGGCAGCATGTGGAGCTGGCGCGGGACATCGCCGTGCGGTTCAACCAGCGGTACGGGCATACGTTCGTGGTGCCTCGGGCCACGCGTCCCGAGGTCGCGGCTCGGGTGATGAATCTGCAGGATCCGATGTCGAAGATGGGCAAGAGCGACGACGTCGGGCCGGGGATCGTCTATCTGCTGGACGAGCCGGACGTGGTGCGGAAGAAGGTCATGCGGGCGGTGACCGACAGCGGGTCGGAGGTCGTGTACGACCGGGAGGAGCGGCCGGGGCTCGCGAATCTGCTGGAGATTCTCGCCGCGTGCTCGGGTGGGAGCCCGCAGGAGCTGGCCGGGGCGTATCGGTCGTACGGGGATCTGAAGAAGGATGCCGCCGAGGCTGTGGTCGAGGTGTTGCGGCCTGTGCAGGAGCGGCACAAGGAGTTGTGCGCTGATCCCGGGTATGTGGAGCGCGTGCTGCGGGACGGGGCGGAGCGGGCTCGGGGGATGGCGCGGCCGACCGTGGATGCCGCCTATCGCGCGATCGGGTTGCTGCCGGCCGTGGCAGAGGTGGCCGAGGCCGGTGCCGGGGTGACCGTGTGAGGTGACGCGGGCGGTGGGGGCGGGTGTGGGTGGCCCGCCCCCGGTGCTCAGCTGTTCTTGCCGGAGGCCAGGGCGCGGCTGCGGTCGCGGGCGGCTTCGAGGGCGGCGATGAGGGCGGCTCGTACGCCGTGGTTCTCGAGTTCGCGGATGGCGTTGATCGTCGTGCCGGCGGGGGACGTGACGTTCTCGCGGAGCTTGACCGGGTGTTCGCCGCTGTCGCGGAGCATCGTCGCGGCGCCGATGGCGGACTGGACGATGAGGTCGTGGGCCTTGTCGCGGGGCAGGCCGAGGAGGATTCCGGCGTCGGTCATGGCTTCGACCAGGTAGAAGAAGTAGGCCGGGCCGGAGCCGGAGAGGGCCGTGCAGGCGTCCTGCTGGGACTCGGGGACGCGGAGGGTCTTGCCGACGGCGCCGAAGATCTCCTCGGTGTGGGCGAGGTGGCCGGCGGTGGCGTGGGTGCCGGCGGAGATGACGGACATCGCCTCGTCGACCAGGGCCGGGGTGTTCGTCATGACGCGGATGACGGGGGTGTCGGGGGCGAGGCGCTCCTCGAAGTACGCCGTGGGGATGCCCGCGGCGCCGCTGATGACCAGGCGGTCGGCGGGCACATGGGGGGCGAGTTCGTCGAGGAGCGTGCCCATGTCCTGCGGTTTGACCGTGAGGATCAGGGTGTCGGCGGTCTTCGCGGCTTCCGGGTTGGTGACCGGGGTGACGCCGTAGCGGGTGCGGAGTTCGTCGGCTCGTTCCTGGCGGCGGGAGGTGACCAGGAGGTCGGCCGGGTTCCAGCCGGCGCGGATCATTCCGCTGAGCAGGGCTTCGCCGATCTTGCCGGTGCCTAGGACTGCGACTTTCTGGGTCATGGCTGGGGTGCCCTCCGGGGGTTGCGCGTCGTCCGGGTTCATCCTCGCACTCGGGGGGCGGTGGGGCGGGGTCGTGTCCGGTGGGCGGGATGTCGGGGCGGGATGTCGGGCGGACCGGCTCACGCCGTCCTGCGTCGTAGGGTCGCCGCGCCCAGGGTGAGGACCAGGAGGGCGCAGCCCGCCACGATCAGGGTGTCTCGTACGAAGGTGGCCGTCATGTCGGTGTGGTGGAGGACCTCGTTCATGCCGTCCACCGCGTACGACATGGGGAGGACGTCGGAGAGGGTCTCCAGGGCCGGGTGCATGTTGTCGCGCGGGGTGAACAGGCCGCAGAGGAGGAGCTGGGGGAAGATCACCGCCGGCATGAACTGGACGGCCTGGAATTCCGAGGCCGCGAAGGCCGAGACGAAGAGGCCGAGGGCGGTGCCGAGGAGGGCGTCGAGGAGGGCCACCAGGAGGAGGAGCCAGGGGCTGCCGGTGACGTCGAGGCCGAGGAACCAGACCGCGAGGCCGGTGGCCAGGGCGGACTGGATGATCGCGAGGGTGCCGAAGGCGAGGGCGTAGCCGGCGATCAGGTCGCCCTTGCCTAGGGGCATGGCGAGGAGGCGTTCGAGGGTGCCGGAGGTGCGTTCGCGCAGGGTGGCGATGGAGGTCACCAGGAACATCGTGATCAGCGGGAAGATCCCGAGGAGCGATGCGCCGATGCTGTCGAAGGTGCGGGGGTTGGCGTCGAAGACGTAGCGGAGCAGGAGCAGCATCACGCAGGGGATGAGGATCAGGAGCGCGATGGTGCGGGGGTCGTGGGTGAGCTGGCGCAGGACGCGGGTGGTGGTGGCTGTGGTGCGGGCCGCGCTCAAGGCTTTCGGTGAGGTGTTCGGTGGCGTGTGCGGCGGGGTGTTCGGTGGGGTGAGCGTGGTCGTCATCGCGTTGTCTCCTTCGGGTGGGATGCCGCATTCGCTTCGTCGACCAGGTGGAGGAAGGCCTCCTCGACCGTTTCGGTGGTGGTGCGGGTGCGCAGGGCGTCGGGGGTGTCGTCGGCCAGGAGCTCGCCTTCGCGCATGAGGAGGAGGCGGTGGCAGCGCTCGGCCTCGTCCATGACGTGGGACGAGACGAGGAGGGTGGCGCCGCGGCTTGTCGCGATGTCGTGGAAGAGGTTCCAGAGGTCGCGGCGCAGGACCGGGTCCAGGCCGACGGTCGGTTCGTCGAGGACCAGGAGTTCT of the Streptomyces koelreuteriae genome contains:
- the trpS gene encoding tryptophan--tRNA ligase — protein: MTRVFSGVKPTGHLTLGNYLGAMRRWAAVDQHEADALFCVVDLHALTVEHDPARVRRLSRQAATLLLASGLDPEVCTVFVQSHVDEHARLSYVLECVATDGEMRRMIQYKEKAAREQRRGGSVRLSLLTYPVLMAADILAYGAGEVPVGDDQRQHVELARDIAVRFNQRYGHTFVVPRATRPEVAARVMNLQDPMSKMGKSDDVGPGIVYLLDEPDVVRKKVMRAVTDSGSEVVYDREERPGLANLLEILAACSGGSPQELAGAYRSYGDLKKDAAEAVVEVLRPVQERHKELCADPGYVERVLRDGAERARGMARPTVDAAYRAIGLLPAVAEVAEAGAGVTV
- the proC gene encoding pyrroline-5-carboxylate reductase codes for the protein MTQKVAVLGTGKIGEALLSGMIRAGWNPADLLVTSRRQERADELRTRYGVTPVTNPEAAKTADTLILTVKPQDMGTLLDELAPHVPADRLVISGAAGIPTAYFEERLAPDTPVIRVMTNTPALVDEAMSVISAGTHATAGHLAHTEEIFGAVGKTLRVPESQQDACTALSGSGPAYFFYLVEAMTDAGILLGLPRDKAHDLIVQSAIGAATMLRDSGEHPVKLRENVTSPAGTTINAIRELENHGVRAALIAALEAARDRSRALASGKNS
- a CDS encoding ABC transporter permease, coding for MTTTLTPPNTPPHTPPNTSPKALSAARTTATTTRVLRQLTHDPRTIALLILIPCVMLLLLRYVFDANPRTFDSIGASLLGIFPLITMFLVTSIATLRERTSGTLERLLAMPLGKGDLIAGYALAFGTLAIIQSALATGLAVWFLGLDVTGSPWLLLLVALLDALLGTALGLFVSAFAASEFQAVQFMPAVIFPQLLLCGLFTPRDNMHPALETLSDVLPMSYAVDGMNEVLHHTDMTATFVRDTLIVAGCALLVLTLGAATLRRRTA